A stretch of Planifilum fimeticola DNA encodes these proteins:
- a CDS encoding acetone carboxylase subunit gamma → MAKYERKTIEDLIDGKLEFYKIKEMLSSHKDPERFETYLQVLQERVPWEDPILLPYGLHLYIVQKPNGDRIVKCDCGYEFCDYRDNWKLHALIYVRDTEEKLNELYPRLMAPDPEWQVIREYYCPGCGVQLEVEAVTPWYPVIKDFDPDIDTFYKEWLKKPLPEAK, encoded by the coding sequence ATGGCGAAATACGAACGGAAAACCATTGAGGATCTGATTGACGGCAAGCTCGAGTTTTACAAAATCAAGGAGATGCTCTCCAGCCACAAGGACCCGGAACGCTTCGAGACGTACCTGCAGGTTTTGCAGGAACGGGTTCCCTGGGAGGATCCGATATTGCTTCCCTACGGCCTCCACTTGTACATCGTGCAGAAGCCGAACGGGGATCGGATCGTCAAGTGCGACTGCGGTTATGAGTTCTGCGACTATCGTGACAACTGGAAATTGCACGCCCTGATCTACGTCCGGGATACCGAAGAAAAACTGAACGAACTGTATCCGAGACTGATGGCCCCCGACCCCGAGTGGCAGGTGATTCGCGAATATTACTGCCCGGGATGCGGCGTTCAGTTGGAAGTGGAAGCAGTGACCCCCTGGTATCCGGTGATCAAAGATTTCGATCCCGATATCGACACCTTTTACAAAGAATGGCTTAAAAAACCGCTTCCTGAAGCGAAGTAA